Proteins from one Leptonema illini DSM 21528 genomic window:
- a CDS encoding SDR family oxidoreductase, with protein MFRADQVYRKNLFEGQAVLLTGGGSGIGRRLAHGFASLGGSLALLGRRREKLEETAAELKAEGYSLDVLCLECDIADPAQVKKAVAAAFQWKEIDLLINNAGANSLRPAEALTPVRWQAIIDTVLNGTFYMSRECALHWIRRKRAGHIINIASTTAWTGSPFMAPSGAAKAGIVNLGRTLGSEWAKYKIRINDVSPGPVFTKGSFDRLWLNEKIVEEVQRRVPLGRFPEPDDIVGPVIFLASPAAAMMTGATIAVDGGESLRPDLSALVDSFRPRKGTAGDEAPEV; from the coding sequence GTGTTTCGTGCAGATCAGGTATATAGAAAGAACCTATTCGAAGGGCAGGCTGTCCTGCTAACAGGGGGTGGAAGCGGCATCGGGCGACGGCTGGCGCACGGCTTTGCCTCGCTGGGCGGCTCGCTGGCTCTGCTCGGGCGACGCCGTGAGAAGCTTGAAGAGACGGCCGCCGAACTAAAGGCCGAGGGATACTCGCTGGATGTGCTCTGTCTGGAGTGCGATATCGCCGATCCGGCGCAGGTGAAGAAGGCTGTGGCGGCGGCCTTTCAATGGAAAGAAATCGATTTACTGATTAATAACGCCGGCGCCAACAGCCTGCGCCCCGCCGAGGCCTTAACTCCAGTGCGCTGGCAGGCCATCATCGATACGGTGCTGAACGGCACGTTTTACATGTCACGGGAATGCGCCCTGCACTGGATCCGGCGCAAGCGAGCCGGGCATATCATCAATATCGCCTCGACGACGGCATGGACCGGCTCGCCTTTTATGGCGCCGTCGGGGGCGGCGAAGGCCGGCATCGTCAATCTCGGCCGCACGCTCGGATCGGAATGGGCGAAGTATAAGATCCGCATCAACGACGTAAGCCCGGGCCCGGTTTTCACGAAGGGCAGCTTCGATCGCCTGTGGCTGAACGAAAAGATCGTCGAAGAGGTCCAGCGCCGCGTTCCGCTCGGACGCTTTCCCGAGCCCGACGACATCGTCGGCCCGGTGATCTTTCTTGCCTCGCCGGCAGCGGCGATGATGACCGGCGCCACGATCGCCGTCGACGGAGGTGAGTCCTTGCGACCCGATCTGAGCGCCCTTGTCGATTCGTTTCGTCCGCGCAAGGGGACGGCAGGGGACGAGGCGCCCGAGGTTTGA
- a CDS encoding matrixin family metalloprotease, whose amino-acid sequence MRAALLIFILAGLISCAQRQEESEMVGLVANLYTVAADTALIDRAEQGMTAWQIGLNTGFRARYRNAGGAAGTYDPPHWVAIAPRDCAVMGAPGDMRLSCPLANTSVVGVCQIINDSFTGEILNTTTLIARDYQLNEAETLANRLSIFTHEFGHCLGLQHSASTGDVMYADTSGADVPSAGELSVIQYAYTVFQDPPDTSRFFTSGGKVLRHFKAPAFFLYDETNYQASALTVPPAPPVNPVEVHNILIFADGSEMYYRSR is encoded by the coding sequence ATGCGGGCCGCCCTTCTCATCTTCATTCTTGCCGGATTGATATCCTGTGCCCAACGGCAGGAAGAAAGTGAGATGGTCGGCCTTGTGGCCAATCTTTACACAGTGGCTGCCGATACGGCCCTGATTGATCGGGCCGAGCAGGGTATGACCGCCTGGCAGATCGGCCTGAATACCGGCTTCCGTGCCCGGTATCGCAATGCAGGCGGGGCGGCCGGGACCTATGATCCGCCGCACTGGGTCGCCATCGCTCCGCGTGACTGTGCGGTGATGGGCGCTCCGGGAGATATGAGACTCAGCTGTCCGCTTGCGAATACCTCTGTCGTCGGTGTCTGTCAGATCATCAACGATTCGTTCACAGGTGAGATCCTCAATACGACGACGCTCATCGCCCGTGATTATCAGCTAAACGAGGCCGAGACGCTTGCAAACCGGCTTTCGATATTCACGCATGAATTCGGGCATTGCCTGGGCCTGCAGCATTCGGCAAGCACGGGCGATGTGATGTATGCCGATACGTCGGGCGCCGACGTCCCCTCTGCCGGAGAGCTGTCCGTGATTCAATACGCCTACACCGTTTTTCAAGATCCGCCCGATACGTCGCGCTTCTTTACGTCGGGCGGCAAGGTGCTGCGGCATTTTAAGGCGCCCGCTTTTTTTCTCTATGACGAGACGAATTATCAGGCCTCTGCGTTAACCGTTCCGCCCGCTCCGCCTGTGAATCCGGTCGAGGTGCATAACATTCTGATCTTCGCCGATGGAAGCGAGATGTATTACAGGAGTAGGTAG
- a CDS encoding DUF1577 domain-containing protein, producing the protein MNDEIRSLEWVLKPESVVALVDRHLIGKIIFLKGYEPHPRIRLLARNPNGTVEIQSPIPFELEHKPVFFRILGRYLEMHGTIIQKKDAEHFTMRIDRLGVSVKDRGDTRIPVEGDEVCITNIQTSKYLIDTANSTIPTTVKVSFGEYERFLASEFDSVNIDVFGQRGTLLDEIRKTGKAVFLADATNPDSYSPADARFIDYGRFLGAGLQKQIFEYRNKKVRSEAIVPVMYVTHDRTEVPIGYLQVQSRTKSFDVSVIDRLKQICEEMIEKIRLSNTVYVKERESIVNMSLSGMRVRIRNRELASYMMRQSGFTFDVLFRGQAPITVYGLIRSAAKTAEGHLICGVQIAGYTDDTAGKARYESNVRGMEQKYKQKMQMEMKKQ; encoded by the coding sequence ATGAATGATGAGATCCGATCTCTGGAATGGGTTCTGAAGCCGGAGTCGGTAGTCGCACTGGTCGACCGGCACCTTATCGGTAAGATCATCTTCTTAAAGGGATACGAACCGCATCCCCGGATTCGCCTGCTTGCACGAAATCCGAACGGAACCGTTGAGATCCAATCGCCTATCCCCTTTGAGCTCGAGCATAAGCCTGTCTTCTTTCGTATTCTCGGTCGTTACCTTGAGATGCATGGCACGATCATTCAAAAGAAAGATGCCGAGCATTTCACGATGCGCATCGACCGACTCGGCGTTTCGGTAAAGGACCGCGGCGATACGCGGATTCCCGTAGAGGGGGATGAGGTCTGCATTACGAATATTCAAACGAGCAAGTATCTGATCGACACGGCGAACTCGACGATACCGACGACGGTAAAAGTTAGCTTCGGCGAGTACGAGCGCTTCCTGGCTTCTGAATTCGACTCGGTGAATATAGACGTCTTCGGACAGCGCGGCACGCTGCTCGACGAGATACGCAAAACGGGTAAGGCGGTTTTTCTTGCTGATGCTACGAACCCCGATAGTTATTCGCCGGCCGATGCTCGCTTTATCGACTACGGCCGATTCCTCGGCGCCGGTTTGCAGAAGCAGATCTTTGAATACCGCAATAAGAAGGTGCGTTCCGAAGCGATCGTGCCCGTAATGTATGTGACGCACGACCGCACCGAGGTGCCGATCGGCTATCTTCAGGTGCAGAGTCGCACGAAAAGCTTCGACGTCTCGGTCATTGATCGGTTAAAGCAGATCTGCGAAGAGATGATCGAAAAGATCCGCCTTTCCAATACGGTTTATGTGAAAGAACGCGAGAGCATCGTGAACATGTCGCTCAGCGGTATGCGCGTGCGTATTCGCAACCGCGAGCTGGCCAGCTATATGATGCGTCAGAGCGGATTCACCTTCGACGTTCTTTTTCGCGGACAGGCTCCGATTACCGTGTATGGTCTGATTCGATCGGCGGCGAAGACGGCCGAGGGACATCTGATCTGCGGCGTGCAGATCGCCGGTTATACCGACGACACGGCGGGCAAGGCGCGCTATGAGAGCAATGTGCGCGGCATGGAGCAGAAGTATAAACAGAAGATGCAGATGGAGATGAAGAAGCAGTGA
- a CDS encoding endonuclease encodes MRRSALFFASLVLASSTVLAQSEMPSYFESITSQPVSEFAVGCEAARNSSTLNFQDSKRVLRTMFLSLQARTLYCQCRLVLSGRELGVDESCSYRPRQSPAVNWEHVVPASRFGQLRPCWNGEGCKGKRGRRCCQVSDPCFNRMEADLHNLHAALNDLNYDRNNFMFGDVSGEERRYGSCDFEIDSRRRIAEPTPQIRGDIARSYLYMSWRYGFDLTDDEKMLFLRWNIEDPPDEAERKLEAARRRLQGNGNPFVSGWKNPTS; translated from the coding sequence GTGAGGCGTTCTGCGCTTTTCTTCGCATCTCTCGTTCTCGCCTCTTCGACTGTGCTTGCTCAGAGCGAGATGCCTTCGTATTTCGAGTCGATTACGTCGCAGCCCGTATCGGAGTTCGCCGTCGGATGCGAGGCTGCGCGAAACTCTTCGACGCTGAACTTTCAGGATTCGAAGCGCGTTTTACGTACGATGTTTCTTTCGCTTCAGGCGCGCACGCTCTACTGTCAGTGTCGCCTCGTTCTGAGCGGACGAGAGCTTGGCGTGGACGAGAGCTGCTCGTATCGCCCGCGTCAGAGTCCGGCCGTAAACTGGGAGCATGTCGTTCCAGCTTCGCGCTTCGGTCAGTTGCGTCCCTGCTGGAACGGCGAAGGCTGCAAAGGGAAGCGCGGCCGGCGCTGCTGTCAGGTTAGCGATCCCTGCTTTAACCGTATGGAGGCCGATCTGCATAATCTGCATGCGGCGCTCAATGATCTGAACTATGATCGCAACAACTTCATGTTCGGAGATGTAAGCGGAGAGGAGCGGCGCTACGGAAGCTGTGACTTCGAGATTGATAGCCGGCGTCGTATCGCCGAGCCGACACCGCAGATCCGCGGCGACATTGCACGCTCGTATCTTTATATGTCGTGGCGCTATGGCTTTGATCTTACCGACGACGAAAAGATGCTTTTCTTACGCTGGAATATTGAAGATCCGCCTGACGAAGCGGAACGCAAGCTTGAGGCGGCCCGACGCCGCCTTCAGGGGAACGGCAATCCCTTTGTCAGCGGCTGGAAAAATCCGACTTCTTGA
- the pyrE gene encoding orotate phosphoribosyltransferase has product MASFPPLTTRLYQESASLIYMYREEPFTLASGKMSHHYFNCKKITLHPARLSLLAAAIRDELLPAHGLALPKAAGGLTLGADPIAYAFSLACHEKGHLCMPVVVRKEAKGHGTGRQIEGDLTDIDEVLVFDDVITTAGSTLKPVAALREAGKQVTTAVCIVDREEGGREALSAEGVQLIALFKKSDFSSR; this is encoded by the coding sequence ATGGCATCTTTTCCTCCGCTCACAACCCGTCTCTATCAAGAATCCGCTTCTCTGATCTACATGTATAGAGAAGAGCCCTTCACGCTGGCCTCGGGCAAGATGTCGCATCACTATTTCAATTGCAAGAAGATTACCTTACACCCTGCGCGGCTTTCGCTTCTGGCCGCAGCCATCCGTGATGAGCTGCTGCCTGCACATGGCCTTGCTCTGCCGAAGGCGGCCGGCGGACTCACACTGGGCGCCGATCCCATCGCCTACGCCTTCTCTCTCGCATGTCATGAGAAAGGCCATCTGTGCATGCCCGTCGTCGTTCGCAAAGAGGCCAAAGGTCACGGCACAGGCCGGCAGATCGAAGGCGACCTTACCGACATCGACGAAGTTCTTGTCTTTGACGACGTCATCACGACGGCCGGATCGACTCTTAAGCCCGTCGCCGCTCTGCGCGAAGCCGGCAAGCAGGTCACAACGGCCGTCTGCATCGTCGACCGCGAAGAGGGCGGACGCGAAGCGCTGAGCGCCGAAGGCGTACAGCTCATCGCTCTTTTCAAGAAGTCGGATTTTTCCAGCCGCTGA
- the lnt gene encoding apolipoprotein N-acyltransferase, translated as MPYLLKSAKAIVRSTFFLSALAGLLATVSFAPFNWPVVGWFAPWPIFILADRYRHSLSKMIGAGILIAFFICTFAFYWTVYLFIVFGGLPVWMSLFVFAAHTFFLNLKIPLFLVALGLLRRRRFRSLRLMPLLLVPLLGLLFDRYTPQIFNWYWGNAVAGNPYLVQVADLIGIHGITFLFFVITYSVYRAVPMLRYLWRRRRSGMRTMTAMLGRRIVLRRFAVPVLILPVWFFYGVAQKMRYESLQSQLPHARVAALQPNSPLEKYGESRVTEEVVNDLLRETIPALAEQAFREADGRLDLIVLPESAVPYYTTQDDQLTRRLGVYNPNFESMVVQLSSGYRTPVFYNEIAIGVSKDRHTGRPKIDAYNSASVYNAEGERAETYHKRILIAFGEQIPYASFLDETGLIQLVPESVRYSRFKPGDRFVMMPYGHSGEGRFLPLICYEILDPEYVRDYVRADGADFLVNITQDRWYGKTIETFQHYELGRIRAVETRKAIVRSTNSGTSGMVDIAGNYARPLYGPVFTGQEVEAVQIFEVPVHRNSPTVFVRFGNHWMWIPVLLFVLEFVARRFRRKR; from the coding sequence ATGCCATATCTTCTTAAATCAGCGAAGGCTATCGTGCGATCAACGTTTTTTCTGAGCGCACTGGCCGGGCTGCTGGCGACCGTTTCTTTTGCTCCGTTTAACTGGCCCGTTGTCGGATGGTTTGCTCCCTGGCCGATCTTCATCCTGGCCGACCGATACCGCCATTCTCTCTCGAAGATGATCGGCGCCGGCATCCTCATCGCCTTCTTTATCTGCACGTTTGCCTTCTACTGGACCGTCTACCTGTTTATCGTTTTCGGCGGGCTTCCGGTGTGGATGTCGCTTTTCGTTTTTGCGGCGCATACGTTCTTCCTGAATCTCAAGATACCGCTCTTCCTTGTAGCGCTGGGCCTCCTGCGTCGTCGTCGTTTTCGTTCTTTGCGTCTGATGCCGCTATTGCTTGTGCCTCTTCTTGGCCTCCTCTTCGATCGTTATACACCGCAGATCTTTAACTGGTACTGGGGTAATGCCGTCGCCGGGAATCCGTATCTGGTGCAGGTGGCCGATCTGATCGGCATTCATGGCATCACCTTTCTCTTCTTTGTGATCACCTATTCCGTTTATCGTGCCGTGCCGATGCTGCGTTACCTGTGGCGTCGGCGACGATCGGGCATGCGGACGATGACGGCGATGCTCGGTCGTCGGATCGTGCTGCGTCGCTTTGCCGTGCCTGTTTTAATTCTGCCCGTCTGGTTCTTTTATGGCGTTGCGCAGAAGATGCGCTACGAATCGCTTCAGAGCCAGTTGCCGCATGCGCGAGTGGCCGCCCTGCAACCCAATTCACCTCTTGAAAAGTACGGTGAGAGCAGGGTGACCGAAGAGGTCGTCAATGATCTATTACGAGAGACCATTCCGGCGCTGGCCGAGCAGGCCTTTCGCGAGGCAGATGGACGTCTTGATCTGATCGTGCTGCCCGAATCGGCCGTTCCCTATTACACGACGCAGGACGATCAGCTGACACGTCGGCTGGGCGTGTATAATCCGAATTTCGAAAGCATGGTCGTTCAATTGAGCAGCGGATACAGGACGCCGGTTTTTTATAACGAGATTGCGATCGGCGTCAGTAAGGACCGTCATACAGGCCGCCCGAAGATCGATGCGTATAACTCAGCCTCGGTCTATAATGCCGAGGGAGAGCGGGCCGAGACGTATCATAAGCGCATTCTGATCGCCTTTGGAGAGCAGATTCCTTATGCGAGCTTTCTCGATGAGACGGGCTTGATTCAGCTTGTTCCTGAATCGGTGCGTTACAGTCGTTTTAAACCGGGGGATCGTTTTGTGATGATGCCGTACGGGCACTCGGGCGAGGGGCGTTTTCTACCGCTGATCTGTTACGAGATCCTCGATCCCGAATACGTGCGCGATTATGTGCGAGCCGACGGCGCTGACTTTCTGGTTAACATAACGCAGGACCGCTGGTACGGAAAGACGATCGAGACCTTTCAGCATTACGAACTCGGTCGCATCAGAGCGGTTGAAACGCGTAAGGCTATCGTTCGCTCGACGAATAGCGGCACAAGCGGAATGGTCGATATTGCAGGCAATTATGCCAGGCCGTTGTATGGGCCGGTCTTTACAGGACAGGAAGTCGAGGCCGTGCAGATCTTCGAGGTACCCGTTCATCGCAACAGCCCCACTGTATTCGTGCGGTTTGGTAATCATTGGATGTGGATTCCGGTGCTGCTGTTTGTTCTGGAGTTTGTCGCGCGACGTTTCAGGCGCAAGCGCTAA
- a CDS encoding DUF1564 family protein, producing MNEQTRVDREPYYRSRSTLLIPESYFKEFFWRSPYIKVDQWALAGFLSMLMDDPLLDYKLGFLEKTGKWKKQYQEEGQELCRVNFYPDDRDWGRLAAIANATGYSRCYIFVYLMLIALGVIILESGGTQRSGTRGHWNPVVFCSVSVDAATRNLTRILQT from the coding sequence ATAAACGAACAAACGCGCGTTGATCGTGAACCCTACTACCGCAGTCGCTCCACCTTGCTGATTCCGGAATCGTATTTCAAGGAGTTCTTCTGGCGAAGTCCCTACATTAAAGTAGATCAGTGGGCTCTTGCCGGGTTTCTCAGCATGCTTATGGATGATCCGCTACTGGACTACAAGCTCGGCTTCCTTGAGAAGACAGGCAAATGGAAGAAGCAGTATCAGGAGGAGGGGCAGGAGTTGTGCCGGGTGAACTTTTATCCGGACGATAGGGACTGGGGGCGGCTGGCTGCCATTGCTAATGCGACCGGGTATTCCCGCTGTTATATTTTTGTCTACTTGATGTTGATCGCATTGGGAGTGATAATACTGGAGAGTGGAGGAACTCAGCGATCCGGGACGAGGGGCCACTGGAATCCCGTCGTTTTTTGCTCCGTTTCCGTCGACGCGGCCACGAGAAACCTCACAAGAATACTGCAAACGTAG
- a CDS encoding SET domain-containing protein produces the protein MKKKTAPPVTFSAKSNKAIEDKVLVKKSPIHGKGCFAKKKIRKGAYLGSYEGPTVLEDDTYVLWVQKDNGGWHLIDGKNDLRWLNHSSKPNAEWDGNKLYALRTIEEGEELTFHYGEDWEDVE, from the coding sequence ATGAAAAAGAAAACCGCTCCTCCCGTTACATTTTCCGCAAAATCAAACAAAGCCATCGAAGATAAGGTACTCGTGAAAAAAAGCCCGATCCACGGAAAGGGATGTTTTGCGAAAAAGAAGATCCGCAAAGGCGCCTATCTGGGCTCTTATGAAGGCCCGACCGTTCTCGAAGACGACACCTACGTTCTGTGGGTGCAGAAGGATAACGGCGGCTGGCATCTGATCGACGGTAAGAACGATCTGCGCTGGCTGAACCACTCGTCTAAACCAAACGCTGAATGGGACGGCAACAAGCTTTACGCCCTCCGCACAATCGAAGAAGGCGAGGAACTGACGTTCCACTACGGCGAAGACTGGGAAGACGTAGAGTAA
- the fliN gene encoding flagellar motor switch protein FliN, whose translation MTEGNLTQEEIDALLRGADPYAVSEDTAFSGADSGGGGVDMSPLERESIADAVLSGLRSGAQGLMTILNNRRVSISNPYAELRPAQDISRDFGDATVYFTQRMGGGLQGALHLIFPAQDGAKIASVVMGSNGDSSTRTVLDSAQLATVKDTVGPLLYSVLSQFSAKVGQPVSHAGLEVKNGADGVPPLEDSHYLRIQYSISIEGLIDSKIIALMGVTLARDFLNRNSGAPSSHGPSIDMMDHGGGMMAASQMPIQDVEFPQISTTVQGLASPNLDLLLDVQMTVTVELGRTKKYIKEILLLGEGSILELDKLAGEPVDLLVNGKLIAKGEVVVIDENFGVRVTDIVSSKDRLKLVKKKG comes from the coding sequence ATGACTGAAGGCAACCTGACACAGGAAGAAATCGACGCTCTTTTAAGGGGAGCGGACCCCTATGCCGTCTCTGAAGACACGGCCTTTTCTGGCGCCGACAGCGGCGGCGGCGGAGTCGATATGTCTCCGCTGGAGCGGGAGTCGATCGCCGACGCCGTGCTCTCGGGCCTGCGCTCGGGCGCTCAGGGCCTGATGACGATCCTGAACAATCGCCGCGTTTCTATCTCCAATCCGTATGCAGAGCTGCGTCCGGCGCAGGATATCAGCCGCGATTTTGGCGACGCCACCGTCTATTTCACGCAGCGCATGGGCGGAGGCCTTCAGGGCGCCCTTCATCTTATCTTCCCTGCCCAGGACGGAGCGAAGATCGCCTCAGTCGTCATGGGATCAAACGGCGACTCCTCCACGCGCACCGTTCTTGATAGCGCTCAGCTTGCGACGGTGAAAGATACTGTCGGACCGCTGCTCTATTCCGTGCTGTCACAGTTTTCGGCGAAGGTCGGGCAACCTGTCAGCCATGCCGGGCTTGAAGTCAAGAACGGAGCGGACGGCGTACCTCCGCTTGAGGACTCCCATTACCTGCGCATCCAGTACAGCATCAGCATCGAAGGATTGATCGATTCTAAGATCATCGCTCTGATGGGCGTTACCCTTGCTCGGGATTTCCTGAACCGCAACTCGGGCGCTCCCTCCTCGCATGGCCCGTCAATAGATATGATGGATCACGGCGGAGGCATGATGGCGGCCAGCCAGATGCCCATTCAGGATGTGGAGTTCCCGCAGATTTCGACGACGGTGCAGGGTCTTGCCTCGCCCAACCTCGATCTGCTGCTTGACGTGCAGATGACGGTGACGGTAGAACTCGGCCGTACAAAGAAATACATCAAAGAAATCCTTCTGTTAGGGGAAGGTTCGATCCTCGAACTCGACAAACTTGCCGGTGAACCGGTGGACCTTCTTGTAAACGGAAAGCTTATCGCCAAAGGAGAGGTCGTCGTGATTGACGAGAACTTCGGCGTGCGTGTAACGGACATCGTGAGCTCAAAAGATCGACTGAAGCTCGTGAAGAAGAAAGGATGA
- the dnaX gene encoding DNA polymerase III subunit gamma/tau, giving the protein MSDIHQVLARKYRPQLFSEVVEQHTAVHALENAIRENRVGSAYLFFGPRGVGKTTIARILAKRINCENPKDAEPCDACESCLSIQKGYSMDVIEIDAASNRKIDDIRDLREKVKFRPIRGTKKVYIIDEVHMLTTEAFNALLKTLEEPPDHVVFVLATTELNKIPETILSRCQVFTFRKVPVTRLTRHLAEICRRENIAAEEDALFLIARKGDGSVRDSLSFLEQAVSFCDRNITSERIRELTGSFTIETFLQITSSLLDPAVGPDALIRPVVQIFDEGGDLERFVWEYMDFLRTALYIRRGVADSDFLGLSGHDVIRIQEGMKDVPPARLQQLFDDMFDLKGRAHQMRIRNSYEARILIEMTLLRVHEKMHRPSLDDVIQQLNHLSRVLEGEDVSEDRIFAERPKQEPSAPRSVPQPSSVSNAGPAAVQPPISSPISPPKPQEEPVAAPNESERKVFGDAGTKDFSIENELQKRVLGTLVEPDSLPDLKGSK; this is encoded by the coding sequence ATGTCCGATATCCATCAGGTTCTGGCCCGCAAGTACCGTCCGCAGCTCTTTTCTGAGGTCGTCGAGCAACATACGGCAGTGCATGCGCTTGAGAATGCCATCCGCGAGAATCGGGTCGGCTCGGCCTATCTGTTTTTCGGACCGCGAGGCGTGGGCAAAACGACCATCGCCCGCATCCTCGCCAAGCGGATTAACTGTGAGAATCCGAAAGATGCCGAGCCCTGCGACGCCTGTGAATCGTGTCTTTCCATTCAAAAAGGCTATTCGATGGACGTCATCGAGATCGATGCGGCTTCCAATCGCAAGATCGACGACATCCGCGATCTGCGTGAGAAGGTGAAGTTCCGACCGATCCGCGGCACCAAGAAGGTCTACATCATCGATGAAGTTCACATGCTCACGACGGAGGCCTTCAACGCCCTTCTGAAAACGCTCGAAGAGCCGCCCGATCATGTCGTCTTCGTTCTGGCGACGACGGAGCTGAACAAGATCCCCGAGACCATCCTGTCGCGCTGTCAGGTCTTTACGTTTCGAAAGGTGCCCGTTACCAGGCTGACGCGTCATCTGGCCGAGATCTGTCGTCGGGAGAACATCGCCGCCGAAGAGGATGCGCTTTTTCTCATCGCCCGCAAAGGGGATGGCTCGGTGCGCGATTCGTTATCCTTTCTCGAGCAGGCCGTTTCTTTCTGCGATCGTAACATCACGTCGGAGCGCATCCGCGAACTGACGGGCAGCTTTACGATCGAGACGTTCTTGCAGATCACGTCGTCGCTGCTTGATCCCGCCGTCGGGCCCGATGCTCTCATCCGTCCCGTCGTACAGATCTTCGACGAAGGCGGCGACCTGGAGCGCTTCGTCTGGGAATACATGGACTTTCTGCGCACGGCGTTATACATCCGTCGCGGCGTCGCCGATTCCGATTTTCTCGGACTCAGCGGCCATGACGTCATCCGCATACAGGAAGGCATGAAGGACGTTCCGCCCGCCCGTCTGCAACAGCTTTTCGACGACATGTTCGATTTGAAGGGACGGGCGCATCAGATGCGCATCCGCAATTCCTACGAGGCGCGTATTCTTATCGAGATGACGCTTCTGCGCGTCCACGAAAAGATGCATCGTCCGTCGCTCGACGACGTTATCCAGCAGCTCAATCATCTTTCGCGCGTCCTTGAAGGCGAGGATGTTAGTGAGGATCGCATCTTCGCCGAACGTCCGAAGCAGGAACCATCCGCTCCGCGAAGCGTGCCGCAGCCCTCATCCGTTTCGAATGCGGGGCCTGCAGCGGTCCAACCGCCTATCTCTTCGCCCATCTCCCCGCCGAAGCCGCAGGAAGAACCCGTGGCCGCTCCTAACGAGTCGGAACGCAAGGTCTTCGGTGATGCCGGTACGAAAGACTTCTCGATCGAGAACGAGCTACAGAAGCGTGTGCTTGGAACGCTCGTAGAGCCCGATTCGCTGCCCGATCTGAAGGGCAGCAAGTAG